The following proteins are encoded in a genomic region of Oceanotoga teriensis:
- a CDS encoding endo-beta-N-acetylglucosaminidase — MRKLLITVLIAMGILAFSVQPMSSYWFVEDLKNWSPEKDKDADFNRGMIPLAERKTGEIINSNARDEAQVMALSIMYPMTSKNPSEGAKEFDVYNFQYWQYIDKLVMWGGSAGEGIILSPSSDVINAAHKNGVKVYGTVFFPPNYYGGQLEWLSQFLEQREDGSFLVADKLIEVANYYNFDGWFINQELKGATKEQAKKMQEFLSYFNDNKKDYMEVIWYDSMNEDGEIDYQNHLTDKNDGYLVDDGKKLADSMFLNFWWKDQSSTKKYALNNNIDPYINYAGIDVQANGFNTKASWEGLFPENKEHNVSLGLYCPNWTYSSSESVEEYTQKANIFWVGANKNPLNTESEYDWKGIANYIPAKTTIINTPFVTNFNTGNGYKYAVFGEIVSENPWHNRSLQDILPTWRWYVEGNQVKANFDWDKPYYGGSSLKLESDLNGSSKVYLYKTDIKLYKGSKISATFNTNLNNIAKLGIMFEDKSEVLFDLDNVAQTWTRKDFNLNDYAGKSIKRIFVYLKSDDEIDDFYINLGSLSVLDKGSSIGDFVIGPKNLEITEYEFVDGIFANLRLKWDTNQEGLLYEIYRVVDGKKEYLGSTYNNVFYIDMIKRISAKEKETKIIVEPVSKMLNHGDEAEVIFEWGEYPKPTADLYVDRTFIAPGDTIEFINKSKVYDRLKWFFVGGNPIKSTEENPNITYDREGEFRVTLIAYNEVGRDTLVKDKMITVSNKAKKEMELVSFSKSATATSNVDDETPSMALDGEQKTKWCAVGDLPHELYVDLGKEQKIGKFILKNAEFGGESADMNTKAYKISISKDGKDWKEVVNIEENNKAIAEHLIEFQRARYVKLSILKATQGNDSAARIYEFEVYAEKNLFDNYAFGKEATASGNVGGEVPAFAFDDKTKDNSKWCVTGEPPHWIMVDLGQIEVIDKFILKNAEEGGESPEWNTSDYYIEVSSDKENWTKVVDVQSNDKAISEHIIKPVKGRYARLTVTKPTQGGDTAVRLYEFQVLGYKTHKSNKAADKQATATGFVPGEIPNYAFDRDISTKWCATGSEPHEIIVDLEKEIEINKFVIKHAQEGGESEGFNTKTFKIFISDDKENWTEVVNVENNEKGVSEHVIKPVKSRYVKLSIIKATQNDDTAARIYEFEVHGN, encoded by the coding sequence ATGAGAAAACTATTAATCACAGTGTTAATAGCTATGGGTATTCTTGCTTTTTCAGTTCAACCGATGTCTTCCTATTGGTTTGTGGAAGATTTAAAAAATTGGTCACCTGAAAAAGATAAAGATGCTGATTTTAACAGAGGTATGATACCTCTTGCAGAAAGAAAAACTGGAGAAATAATTAATTCAAATGCAAGAGATGAAGCACAAGTAATGGCTTTAAGTATAATGTATCCAATGACATCAAAGAATCCATCAGAAGGTGCTAAAGAATTTGATGTTTACAATTTTCAATACTGGCAATATATAGATAAACTTGTAATGTGGGGAGGATCTGCTGGAGAAGGAATTATTCTCTCTCCAAGTAGTGATGTTATAAATGCAGCACATAAAAATGGAGTTAAAGTTTATGGTACTGTATTTTTTCCACCAAATTATTATGGAGGACAGCTTGAATGGCTTTCACAGTTTCTTGAACAAAGAGAAGATGGAAGTTTTTTAGTTGCTGACAAACTTATAGAAGTTGCAAATTATTATAATTTTGATGGATGGTTTATAAATCAAGAATTAAAAGGTGCAACTAAGGAACAGGCAAAAAAGATGCAAGAATTTTTATCTTATTTTAATGATAATAAAAAAGATTATATGGAAGTAATATGGTATGATTCCATGAATGAAGATGGAGAAATAGATTATCAAAATCATTTAACTGATAAAAATGATGGTTATCTAGTTGATGATGGTAAGAAATTAGCAGATTCTATGTTTTTGAATTTTTGGTGGAAAGATCAAAGTTCTACTAAAAAATATGCTTTGAATAATAATATAGATCCATATATAAATTATGCTGGAATAGATGTTCAAGCAAATGGATTTAATACAAAAGCATCTTGGGAAGGACTTTTTCCAGAAAATAAAGAACATAATGTTTCTTTAGGTCTTTATTGTCCAAACTGGACATATTCAAGTTCTGAATCTGTTGAAGAATATACTCAAAAGGCTAATATTTTTTGGGTAGGAGCTAATAAAAATCCTTTAAATACAGAATCCGAATATGATTGGAAAGGTATTGCAAATTATATACCAGCTAAAACAACTATAATTAACACACCTTTCGTTACGAACTTTAATACTGGAAATGGTTACAAATATGCTGTTTTTGGAGAAATAGTTAGTGAAAATCCATGGCATAATAGAAGTTTACAAGACATACTTCCAACTTGGAGATGGTATGTAGAAGGTAATCAAGTAAAAGCTAATTTTGACTGGGATAAACCTTATTATGGTGGATCTTCTTTAAAATTAGAAAGTGATTTAAATGGAAGTTCAAAGGTTTATTTATATAAAACAGATATAAAACTTTATAAAGGATCTAAAATTTCTGCAACATTTAATACAAATTTAAATAATATTGCAAAACTTGGAATAATGTTTGAAGATAAATCAGAAGTTTTATTTGATTTAGACAATGTTGCTCAAACTTGGACGAGAAAAGATTTTAATTTGAATGATTATGCTGGAAAAAGCATAAAAAGAATATTCGTATATTTAAAATCTGATGATGAAATAGATGATTTCTATATTAATTTAGGTAGTCTTTCTGTTTTAGACAAAGGATCTTCTATAGGAGATTTTGTTATAGGACCTAAGAATCTTGAAATAACAGAGTATGAATTTGTTGATGGTATATTTGCAAATTTAAGATTAAAATGGGATACAAATCAAGAAGGACTATTATATGAAATTTATAGAGTAGTAGATGGTAAAAAAGAATATCTTGGAAGTACATATAATAATGTATTTTATATCGATATGATCAAAAGAATTTCTGCAAAAGAAAAAGAAACAAAAATAATTGTAGAACCTGTCAGTAAAATGTTAAATCATGGAGATGAAGCAGAAGTAATTTTTGAATGGGGAGAATATCCAAAACCAACGGCAGATTTATATGTTGATAGAACATTTATAGCTCCTGGTGATACTATAGAATTTATAAACAAATCTAAAGTATATGATAGATTAAAATGGTTTTTCGTTGGAGGAAATCCTATAAAATCAACTGAAGAAAATCCTAATATTACTTATGATAGAGAAGGAGAATTTAGAGTAACTTTAATAGCATATAATGAAGTTGGAAGAGATACTCTTGTAAAAGATAAGATGATAACTGTTTCTAATAAAGCTAAAAAAGAAATGGAATTAGTTTCTTTTAGTAAATCAGCAACAGCCACTTCAAATGTTGATGATGAAACTCCTTCAATGGCTTTAGATGGAGAACAAAAAACTAAATGGTGTGCTGTTGGAGATCTTCCACATGAATTATATGTAGATCTCGGAAAAGAACAAAAGATAGGTAAATTTATACTTAAAAATGCAGAATTTGGTGGAGAATCTGCGGATATGAATACAAAAGCTTATAAAATAAGCATAAGTAAAGATGGAAAAGATTGGAAAGAAGTAGTTAATATAGAAGAAAATAATAAAGCTATTGCAGAACATTTGATAGAATTCCAAAGAGCGAGATATGTTAAATTAAGTATATTAAAAGCAACTCAAGGAAATGATTCAGCTGCAAGAATATATGAATTTGAAGTATATGCAGAAAAAAATCTTTTTGATAATTATGCTTTTGGAAAAGAAGCAACAGCATCTGGAAATGTTGGGGGAGAAGTACCAGCATTTGCATTTGATGATAAAACAAAAGATAATAGTAAATGGTGTGTAACAGGAGAACCACCTCATTGGATAATGGTTGATTTAGGTCAGATAGAAGTTATAGATAAGTTTATACTGAAAAATGCTGAAGAAGGTGGAGAATCTCCAGAATGGAACACAAGTGATTATTATATAGAAGTTAGTTCAGATAAAGAAAATTGGACTAAAGTAGTAGATGTTCAATCTAATGATAAAGCTATTAGTGAACATATAATAAAACCTGTTAAAGGAAGATATGCAAGACTTACAGTTACAAAGCCAACACAAGGCGGAGATACTGCTGTACGTTTATATGAATTTCAGGTTTTAGGTTATAAAACACATAAATCTAATAAAGCAGCAGATAAACAAGCTACAGCTACAGGATTTGTTCCAGGAGAAATACCAAATTATGCTTTTGATAGAGATATAAGTACAAAGTGGTGTGCAACAGGATCAGAACCTCATGAAATAATAGTTGATTTAGAAAAAGAAATAGAAATAAATAAATTTGTTATTAAACATGCTCAAGAAGGTGGAGAAAGTGAAGGATTTAATACAAAAACTTTTAAAATCTTTATAAGTGATGATAAAGAAAATTGGACAGAAGTAGTAAATGTTGAAAACAATGAAAAAGGTGTCAGTGAACATGTTATAAAACCTGTTAAATCAAGATATGTCAAATTGAGTATAATAAAGGCTACACAAAATGATGACACTGCAGCGAGAATATATGAATTTGAAGTTCATGGAAATTAA
- a CDS encoding ABC transporter ATP-binding protein yields the protein MDKDIILKVENVKTYFPIRQGFWNKVVNHVKAVNDVSFELKKKETLGVVGESGCGKSTLAKTIMRGVSASSGKIIYNKDGQELDILALKDKELKSLGVRKDIQMIFQDPFSSLSPRMTVKEIITEPLLINKMIKSEEEVEKAARELIADVNLDPKYLRRYPHAFSGGQRQRVGVARSLALNPKIILADEPTSALDVSVQSQLLNLLRDLQEKYELSMMFISHDLGVVEHISDRVAVMYVGNIVEIGDVKDIFNHPVHPYTKALLSAVPVIDPHKKSNAELLEGDVADPANLPSGCPFHPRCKYAKDICKHKKPILEKLNKNESTQVACHFKNEL from the coding sequence ATGGATAAAGATATAATTTTAAAAGTTGAAAATGTTAAAACATATTTTCCTATAAGACAAGGATTTTGGAATAAGGTTGTGAATCATGTTAAGGCTGTTAATGATGTCAGTTTTGAATTGAAGAAAAAAGAGACTCTTGGAGTTGTTGGCGAATCAGGTTGTGGAAAAAGTACTCTCGCTAAAACAATAATGAGAGGTGTTAGTGCGAGTTCTGGAAAGATAATCTATAACAAAGATGGACAAGAATTAGATATATTGGCACTTAAAGATAAAGAACTTAAAAGTTTAGGGGTTAGAAAAGATATACAAATGATTTTTCAAGATCCTTTTTCGTCTTTAAGTCCGAGAATGACGGTTAAAGAAATAATAACAGAACCTTTATTGATAAATAAGATGATTAAATCAGAAGAAGAAGTAGAAAAAGCTGCACGTGAACTTATTGCAGATGTAAATCTTGATCCAAAATATTTGAGAAGATATCCACATGCTTTTAGTGGAGGTCAGAGACAAAGAGTTGGAGTTGCAAGATCTCTTGCCTTAAATCCAAAGATAATTCTTGCAGATGAGCCTACTTCAGCATTGGATGTTTCTGTTCAATCTCAACTTTTGAATCTTTTGAGAGATTTACAGGAAAAATATGAATTATCTATGATGTTTATATCTCATGATCTTGGAGTTGTAGAACATATAAGTGATAGAGTAGCTGTTATGTATGTTGGTAATATAGTTGAAATAGGTGATGTTAAAGATATTTTTAATCATCCAGTTCATCCATATACAAAGGCTCTTTTGTCTGCTGTTCCAGTTATAGATCCACATAAAAAAAGCAATGCTGAACTACTTGAAGGAGATGTTGCAGATCCTGCAAATTTACCTTCTGGTTGTCCATTTCATCCAAGATGTAAATATGCAAAAGATATATGTAAACATAAAAAACCAATTCTTGAAAAATTAAATAAAAATGAATCAACCCAAGTTGCTTGTCATTTTAAGAATGAGTTATGA